In a single window of the Drosophila albomicans strain 15112-1751.03 chromosome 3, ASM965048v2, whole genome shotgun sequence genome:
- the LOC117572565 gene encoding sodium-dependent phosphate transporter 2 encodes MESYSPDLLWMVVIGFLIAFVLAFGIGANDVANSFGTSVGSGVLTIRQACVLATICEISGAVLIGYKVSDTMRKGILEVGLYEGSEEVLMLGCVAALASSAVWLLVATFLKLPISGTHSIVGSTIGFSLVARGVQGLKWSTLGTIVGSWFISPVMSGIVSILLFLAIRRFILRAKEPLKAGFRSLPIFYGVTFFINVISVVLDGPKLLYMDNIPTWIALTASVGLSLVVALLTQLVVVPLQRRSIAKQLRAQNPVKFNFEDSVESSPSGSPKKQRRPLSLVSEGKPLPAIAEITELVSLSDNSPKTFKLAPFGLAAKNNNAPAEDYKINPELIRKAEDLLGKASLDNTDLTVTSLNYIDEQQQLQQQQNGRKLQECFKRIQSPKEEHKQTQLQVASGAAATPAGATAAAGNNNLQVVESGGSLDLMISSTLSPNSSKVPLIESKEALHEQEEEFKREAGQRASSGEETQEVSMLFSFLQILTATFGSFAHGGNDVSNAIGPLIALYMIYREGSVMQRAESPIYILIYGGVGISVGLWLWGRRVIETIGNDLTKITSSTGFTIEIGAAITVLLASKIGLPISTTHCKVGSVVFVGHVSAAGRKKQQDHQQQGEQQQQAAEATGQPMEDGSVDWHLFRNIAYAWIVTVPVTALLSAGMMYVLCAVAVDDMGQV; translated from the exons ATGGAGAGCTACTCGCCAGATTTGCTTTGGATGGTCGTTATCGGCTTTCTCATTGCATTCGTTTTGGCCTTTGGCATCGGCGCCAACGATGTGGCCAACTCCTTCGGCACTAGCGTGGGATCCGGCGTTCTTACCATACGACAAGCCTGCGTTTTGGCCACCATCTGTGAGATTTCGGGAGCCGTTTTAATAG GCTACAAGGTGTCGGACACGATGCGCAAGGGAATCCTTGAGGTGGGTCTCTACGAAGGCTCCGAGGAGGTGCTGATGCTGGGCTGTGTTGCGGCTCTAGCAAGCAGCGCCGTTTGGCTGCTGGTGGCCACGTTCCTCAAGTTGCCCATATCGGGTACGCACAGTATTGTTGGCTCCACCATTGGATTCTCGCTGGTTGCACGTGGCGTGCAGGGTCTCAAGTGGTCAACGCTGGGCACCATCGTGGGCTCGTGGTTCATATCGCCGGTGATGAGCGGCATTGTGAGCATTCTGCTCTTTCTGGCCATACGCCGTTTCATTCTGCGTGCCAAGGAACCGCTCAAGGCTGGCTTTCGATCACTGCCTATTTTCTATGGCGTCACGTTCTTCATCAATGTGATTAGTGTGGTTCTGGATGGACCCAAAT TGCTCTATATGGACAACATACCAACTTGGATAGCATTAACGGCCAGCGTGGGCTTGTCCCTGGTGGTGGCGCTGCTGACGCAGCTGGTCGTGGTGCCTTTGCAACGCCGTTCCATTGCCAAACAGCTCAGGGCACAGAATCCAGTCAAGTTCAATTTCGAGGACTCTGTGG AATCATCGCCTTCTGGCAGCCCCAAGAAGCAACGCCGTCCACTTTCGCTGGTCAGCGAGGGAAAACCATTGCCAGCCATTGCCGAAATCACCGAACTCGTTTCGCTCAGCGACAATTCGCCAAAGACCTTTAAGTTGGCGCCATTCGGACTTGCGGCCAAGAATAATAATGCGCCTGCCGAAGACTATAAAATCAATCCCGAGCTCATACGCAAGGCTGAGGATCTGCTGGGCAAGGCTAGCTTGGATAACACCGATCTGACCGTCACCAGTTTGAACTACAtcgatgagcagcagcagctgcagcaacagcaaaacggTCGCAAGCTGCAGGAATGTTTCAAGCGCATCCAGTCACCCAAGGAGGAGCACAAGCAGACGCAGCTGCAGGTGGCAagcggagcagcagcaacgccagcgggagcaactgcagcagctggcaATAATAATCTGCAGGTGGTGGAAAGTGGGGGCAGTTTGGATCTCATGATCAGCTCCACATTGTCGCCCAATTCGAGCAAGGTGCCGCTGATTGAGAGCAAGGAAGCGCTTCacgagcaggaggaggagttCAAACGGGAGGCTGGACAACGTGCCAGCAGTGGCGAGGAAACCCAAGAGGTCTCCATGCTCTTCTCATTCCTGCAGATTCTTACTGCGACCTTTGGCAGCTTTGCGCACGGCGGCAATGATGTGAGCAACGCAATTGGACCGCTTATTGCGCTCTATATGATCTATCGCGAGGGTTCGGTTATGCAGCGGGCGGAGAGTcccatttatattttgatctACGGTGGCGTTGGCATCTCCGTGGGTCTGTGGCTGTGGGGACGACGCGTCATTGAGACCATTGGCAACGATCTAACCAAGATCACCTCATCAAC TGGCTTTACTATTGAAATAGGCGCTGCCATCACCGTACTGCTGGCCAGCAAAATTGGTTTGCCCATTTCGACGACACACTGTAAGGTCGGGTCAGTGGTCTTTGTGGGACACGTGAGTGCCGCGGGACGCAAGAAGCAACAGGATCATCAACAGCAGggagaacaacagcagcaggcagctgAAGCAACTGGACAACCCATGGAGGATGGCAGTGTGGATTGGCATCTGTTCCGGAATATCGCCTATGCCTGGATAGTCACTGTGCCTGTGACCGCATTGCTCAGCGCTGGAATGATGTATGTGCTCTGTGCCGTGGCTGTGGATGATATGGGTCAGGTCTAA